The following coding sequences are from one Bombus affinis isolate iyBomAffi1 unplaced genomic scaffold, iyBomAffi1.2 ctg00000070.1, whole genome shotgun sequence window:
- the LOC126927030 gene encoding katanin p60 ATPase-containing subunit A-like 2, protein MTGDATDDINLAMTVTPIFANESDGASSEELFNVSMEQSTQSKILQRARRLYIDNPELRKIAEDISCEIILTKLNVYWDNIVGLEECKSAIKEAIVYPLKYPIFFNGPFSPWKGILLYGPPGTGKTMLAKAVATECQCTFFNITASSLVSKWRGDSEKYIRVLFELAYNFSPTIIFIDEIDWIGTNKGVNCTLSEPAKRFRSELLSRLDGLVSNENSNVVLLAVTNCPCYVYHAISMFSK, encoded by the exons atgacgggtgatgctacggatgatattaatctcgcaatgacagtgacaccaattttcgccaatgaaagcgatggagcttcatcagaagagctatttaacgtctcaatggaacaatccacgcaatcaaagatattgCAACGGGCTCGGaggctttatatagacaatccggaattgcggaagattgctgaagacatttcatgc gaaatcatactgacaaaattaaatgtatattgggacaacattgtaggcctagaggaatgtaaatctgctattaaggaggccattgtgtatccccttaagtaccctatcttttttaatggcccattttctccctggaaaggtattctgctatacggaccacctggtacag ggaagacgatgttggctaaggcagtcgcaacagaatgccaatgcaccttttttaacataacggccagctcattggtgagcaaatggagaggcgattccgagaagtatatccgt gttttatttgaacttgcctataatttttcgcctacaattatttttatcgatgagattgactggataggcacaaataaaggagtaaactgtacattgtctgaacctgcaaagagattcagatcagaacttctttctagattggatggattagtatctaacgaaaattctaatgtagttcttttggctgtaactaattgcccttgctatgtatatcacgctatttcaatgttttctaagtag